Within Sphingobium sp. KCTC 72723, the genomic segment ACTTCCGTCCCGGTGGCGTGCATCAGGACGTGCCGCTCAAGCTGCTGACCGACATTGCCGACTGGCTGGACGGGCGTTTGCCGCGCCTGTTCGAGGACGCGATTTCGCTGGTTGCGGACAACCGCATCTTCAAGCAGCGCAATGTCGATATTGCGATCGTGAGCAAAGAGGATGCGCTGAAATGGGGCTTTTCCGGCCCGATGCTGCGCGGCTCCGGCATTGCGTGGGACATTCGCAAGGCGCAGCCTTATGATGTCTATGACCGGATGGACTTCGACGTTCCGGTCGGCACGCAATATGACTGCTATGATCGCTTCATGGTGCGCGTGGAGGAGGTCCGCCAGTCGGTGCGGATCATGAAACAGTGCCTGAACGAGATGCCCGAAGGGGCGATCGCCAGCTTCGACCGCAAAGTGTCGCCGCCCAAGCGTGGCGAGATGAAGCGGTCGATGGAAGCGCTGATCCATCACTTCAAACTCTATACCGAGGGCTTCCACGTTCCGGCGGGCGAAGTCTATGTCGCGACCGAAAGCCCCAAGGGCGAGTTCGGCGTCTATCTGGTCGCGGACGGGACGAACAAGCCCTATCGCTGCAAGATTCGGCCCACGGCATTCTCGCACCTTCAGGCGATGGACTTCATGATGAAGGGTCATATGCTGGCCGACGTCACGGCGGTGCTTGGCTCGATGGACATCGTGTTCGGGGAGTGTGACCGTTGAGCCATTCTACTCTTGTCATCCCAGCGCAGGCTGGGATCCCTGTTTTCTTTGATGCTGCTCCACAAGGCAGCGAGATCCCAGCTTTTGCTGGGATGACGGTGAATTAATGGCTGACGCAGTGCATATCCCCGATGAAGCCGAAACCCGCGCGCGCTGGGGCGCTTTTACGTGGACGGCGGACAATGCCGAACAGGTGAAGACCATCATCGCCCGCTACCCCGCCGGTCGCCAGCAGTCGGCGGTCATGCCGCTGCTCGACCTGGCCCAGCGGCAGGTGGGGGCGGAGACGCAGACGCAAGGCTGGCTGCCCGTGCCGGTGATGGAATATATCGGCGACCAGCTCGATATGCCGTACATGCGGGTGTATGAGGTCGCGACCTTCTACACCATGTATAACCTCGCGCCGGTCGGCCGTTACCATGTGCAGGTGTGCGGCACGACGCCGTGCATGTTGCGCGGGTCGGACGATGTGTTCGCGGCGTGCAAGAACAAGGGTCTGGTGAAGGGCGCGACGACGCCCGACGGCCTGTTCACGCTGACCGAAGTCGAATGTCTGGGCGCGTGCGCCAATGCGCCGATGGTGCAGATCAACGACGATAATTTCGAAGACCTGACCTATGACAGCATGAGCGCCGTCCTTGAGACGCTCGCTGCCGGTGGCCAGCCCAAGATCGGACCGCAGATCGAGCGCCAGACGAGCGCACCGGAAGGTGGGCCGACGACGCTGAAAGAGATGGTCAGCGAAAATCACGATTACCGGGGCCAATGGAATGAAGGAGCGCGGGCATGACCGACGCACCCGTAACTGCACCGGCCCCGTTCGTCGGGCCGTTGTCCGACAAGGACCGCATCTTCACCAACGTCCATGGCTTTCAGGACTGGGGCATCGACGCGGCGATGAAGCGCGGCGACTGGGACAATACCAAGGCGCTGCTGGCGCTGGGCCAGGACGCGATCATCGACATCATCAAGGCGTCGAACCTGCGCGGCCGTGGCGGCGCGGGCTTCCCGACTGGCTTGAAGTGGAGCTTCATGCCCAAGGAAAGCAAGGATGGTCGTCCCAGCTTCCTGGTCATCAACGCCGACGAATCCGAACCGGGCAGTTGCAAGGATCGTGAGATCGTGCGGCATGATCCGCACAAGCTGATCGAAGGCGCGCTGGTCGCGGGCTTTGCGATGCGGGCGCGCGCCGCGTACATCTATATTCGCGGCGAGTTCATATTCGAAGCCAAGATATTGTCGGCGGCGGTCGAGCAGGCCTATGCCAAGGGCTTTATCGGCAAGAATGCCTGCGGGTCGGGCTATGATTTCGATGTGTTCGTGCATCGCGGCGCGGGCGCCTATATCTGCGGCGAGGAAACCGCGCAGATCGAAAGCATCGAGGGCAAGAAGGGCCAGCCCCGGTTGAAGCCGCCTTTCCCGGCAGGCGCGGGCCTTTATGGTTGCCCGACCACGGTGAACAATGTGGAATCGATCGCGGTCAGCCCGACGATCCTGCGGCGCGGCGCAGCCTGGTTCAACAGCTTCGGGCGCGAAGGCAATCGCGGCACCAAGCTGTTCCAGATCAGCGGCCATGTGAACAAGCCGTGCGTGGTCGAGGAGTCGATGTCGATCCCGTTCCGCGAACTGATCGACCGCCATTGCGGCGGCATTCGTGGTGGGTGGGACAATCTGCTGGCGGTGATCCCCGGCGGCTCGTCGGTGCCTTTGGTTCCCGCGCGCGAAATCATGGACGCGCCGATGGATTTCGACGGGTTGAAGGCGCTGGGTTCGGGCCTTGGCACTGCTGCTGTCATCGTGATGGACAAGTCCACCGACATCGTCCGCGCCATTTCGCGGCTGTCCTATTTCTACAAGCATGAAAGCTGCGGCCAATGCACGCCGTGCCGCGAAGGCACTGGTTGGATGTGGCGGGTGATGGAACGGTTGCGCACCGGCGAGGCCGAAATCGGCGAAATCGACATGCTGCATCAGGTGACCAA encodes:
- the nuoF gene encoding NADH-quinone oxidoreductase subunit NuoF; this translates as MTDAPVTAPAPFVGPLSDKDRIFTNVHGFQDWGIDAAMKRGDWDNTKALLALGQDAIIDIIKASNLRGRGGAGFPTGLKWSFMPKESKDGRPSFLVINADESEPGSCKDREIVRHDPHKLIEGALVAGFAMRARAAYIYIRGEFIFEAKILSAAVEQAYAKGFIGKNACGSGYDFDVFVHRGAGAYICGEETAQIESIEGKKGQPRLKPPFPAGAGLYGCPTTVNNVESIAVSPTILRRGAAWFNSFGREGNRGTKLFQISGHVNKPCVVEESMSIPFRELIDRHCGGIRGGWDNLLAVIPGGSSVPLVPAREIMDAPMDFDGLKALGSGLGTAAVIVMDKSTDIVRAISRLSYFYKHESCGQCTPCREGTGWMWRVMERLRTGEAEIGEIDMLHQVTKQVEGHTICALGDAAAWPIQGLIKHFRPEIERRINERGAPVMEAAE
- a CDS encoding NADH-quinone oxidoreductase subunit D — encoded protein: MADYLAELDHRTDAADPTYGDTEIQNYTINFGPQHPAAHGVLRLVMELDGEIVERCDPHVGLLHRGTEKLIEYKTYLQALPYFDRLDYCSPLGMEHSYVLGIEKLLNLEVPLRAQYLRVFFAELTRICNHMLNLGSHVMDVGAMTPNLWLFEIREDCLNFFERASGARMHSAYFRPGGVHQDVPLKLLTDIADWLDGRLPRLFEDAISLVADNRIFKQRNVDIAIVSKEDALKWGFSGPMLRGSGIAWDIRKAQPYDVYDRMDFDVPVGTQYDCYDRFMVRVEEVRQSVRIMKQCLNEMPEGAIASFDRKVSPPKRGEMKRSMEALIHHFKLYTEGFHVPAGEVYVATESPKGEFGVYLVADGTNKPYRCKIRPTAFSHLQAMDFMMKGHMLADVTAVLGSMDIVFGECDR
- a CDS encoding complex I 24 kDa subunit family protein, whose translation is MADAVHIPDEAETRARWGAFTWTADNAEQVKTIIARYPAGRQQSAVMPLLDLAQRQVGAETQTQGWLPVPVMEYIGDQLDMPYMRVYEVATFYTMYNLAPVGRYHVQVCGTTPCMLRGSDDVFAACKNKGLVKGATTPDGLFTLTEVECLGACANAPMVQINDDNFEDLTYDSMSAVLETLAAGGQPKIGPQIERQTSAPEGGPTTLKEMVSENHDYRGQWNEGARA